From the Maioricimonas rarisocia genome, one window contains:
- a CDS encoding sulfatase-like hydrolase/transferase encodes MFLLLIAVVASADDRQQAFAAEGTPNVVLIFVDDLGYGDVGCYGATKVKTPNIDRLAKEGRRFTDAHSASAVCTPSRYAMLTGEYPFRQGSNGVWGPQSNSVGFIIDPDKLTLGDVFKTAGYQTACIGKWHLGFGGTPCDWNGPLRPGPLEVGFDYYFGIPLVNSGPPYVYVENDRIVGWDPSDPIVENRRSPSPTPQFPEKSPNKYAGAVAAHKLYDDEKNGTLLTERAVEWIKANHEQPFFLYFSTPNIHHPFTPAPRFHGTSEAGRYGDFIHELDWMVGELLKTLDELKLADDTVVLFTSDNGGMFNDGGKEAWKAGHHINGDLLGFKFGAWEGGHRVPFIVRWPGRVAAGTTSDQLICNVDLLATFAGLFDQPLQPTDAVDSFDIRDAITGEADEPIRESLVLAPRREKNLALRAGRWMYISSQGDGGFGNDRGGPRAVALSGRPNSDITPNGRIRKDAPKAQLYDLEADPAQTTNVLREHPEQAQKMRERLQEIRRSSATRPVSTTKRSEANHNEQPPNFVVIFADDLGYGDISCYGENGVETPHLDALAAEGFRSTDFFVPANVCSPSRASLLTGRYPMRCGVPVARNEGVPKYRNYGLASEEITVPELLEPAGYRSLMVGKWHLGMEVEGSHPLDAGFDEHLGIPSNYSPGRGPNHNTLYRGRKVEKRDVPCEALTKRYTDEVVAFIERQKDRPFFIYVSHHIVHTPLRPSRDFVGISNRGKYGDFIRELDHSTGRIMQALQDAGVDDNTLVVFTSDNGPTRTGLTGGLNGGKYCTMEGGHRVPGIFRWPGVIPPGQVSDVTLTSMDLLPLFCHLAGVDVPTDRTIDGHNILPILIGDQSKSPHELLYYYNGTNLQAVREGDWKLHLPRTVSDQPFWSKRGRGKGFITLEEPALFNLKSDPGERRNVADRHPDVVARLQDRAEAIRAELGDVRVQGTDQREIPLTDPQER; translated from the coding sequence ATGTTCCTTCTTCTCATCGCTGTCGTTGCGTCGGCCGACGATCGTCAACAGGCGTTTGCGGCCGAAGGGACGCCGAACGTCGTTCTGATCTTTGTCGACGATCTCGGCTACGGCGACGTTGGCTGCTACGGCGCGACGAAAGTGAAGACGCCGAATATCGACCGCCTGGCGAAGGAGGGGCGGCGATTCACGGACGCCCACTCCGCATCAGCGGTCTGCACGCCGTCACGCTACGCAATGCTGACCGGCGAGTATCCGTTTCGGCAGGGCAGCAACGGCGTCTGGGGGCCGCAGTCGAATTCGGTCGGCTTCATCATCGATCCCGACAAGCTGACGCTGGGGGACGTGTTCAAGACCGCCGGGTACCAGACCGCGTGCATCGGAAAGTGGCATTTGGGATTCGGCGGGACTCCGTGTGACTGGAACGGGCCACTGCGGCCCGGCCCGCTCGAGGTCGGCTTCGACTACTACTTCGGCATCCCGCTGGTGAACAGCGGGCCCCCCTACGTCTATGTCGAGAACGATCGCATCGTTGGATGGGATCCGAGTGACCCCATTGTGGAGAACAGGAGATCGCCGTCGCCGACACCGCAGTTCCCGGAGAAGAGCCCGAACAAGTACGCGGGCGCGGTGGCGGCACACAAGCTCTACGACGACGAGAAGAACGGCACGCTGCTCACCGAGAGGGCGGTCGAGTGGATCAAAGCGAACCACGAGCAACCCTTCTTTCTCTACTTCTCGACGCCGAACATCCACCACCCGTTCACACCCGCCCCCCGTTTCCATGGCACCAGCGAGGCGGGCCGGTACGGCGACTTCATCCACGAACTGGACTGGATGGTGGGCGAACTGCTTAAGACGCTCGACGAACTCAAGCTGGCCGACGACACGGTCGTCCTCTTCACCAGCGACAACGGCGGGATGTTCAACGACGGCGGCAAGGAGGCGTGGAAAGCCGGCCATCACATCAACGGAGATCTGCTCGGGTTCAAGTTCGGTGCGTGGGAGGGGGGCCATCGCGTGCCGTTTATTGTCCGCTGGCCAGGCAGAGTTGCCGCCGGGACCACGTCCGATCAGTTGATCTGCAATGTCGACCTGCTGGCGACGTTCGCCGGCCTGTTCGATCAGCCGCTGCAGCCGACCGATGCGGTGGACAGCTTCGACATCCGCGATGCCATTACAGGCGAGGCGGACGAGCCGATCCGCGAGTCGCTGGTTCTGGCCCCCCGTCGCGAAAAGAACCTCGCCCTCCGCGCGGGCCGCTGGATGTACATCAGCAGTCAGGGTGACGGTGGGTTCGGGAACGACCGGGGTGGTCCGCGGGCGGTGGCGCTCAGCGGGCGTCCCAACAGCGACATCACGCCCAACGGCCGAATCCGCAAGGACGCCCCGAAGGCGCAGCTCTACGACCTGGAAGCGGACCCGGCACAGACGACGAACGTACTCCGCGAGCATCCGGAGCAGGCGCAGAAAATGCGGGAACGCCTGCAGGAGATCCGCCGCAGCTCGGCGACGCGCCCTGTATCAACGACGAAACGATCGGAAGCGAATCACAACGAACAGCCGCCGAACTTCGTGGTCATCTTCGCCGACGACCTCGGGTACGGCGACATCAGCTGTTACGGGGAGAACGGCGTCGAGACGCCGCATCTGGATGCGCTGGCGGCCGAAGGCTTCCGCAGTACCGACTTCTTCGTACCCGCCAACGTCTGCAGTCCCTCGCGTGCGTCGCTCCTGACCGGCCGCTACCCCATGCGCTGTGGTGTGCCGGTCGCCAGAAACGAAGGAGTTCCCAAGTACAGAAACTACGGGCTCGCCTCCGAAGAGATTACGGTTCCCGAACTGCTTGAGCCGGCCGGCTACCGCTCACTGATGGTCGGCAAGTGGCATCTGGGCATGGAGGTGGAGGGCTCGCATCCGCTCGATGCCGGCTTCGACGAGCACCTCGGGATTCCCAGCAACTACTCGCCGGGTCGCGGGCCGAACCACAACACGCTTTATCGCGGCAGGAAGGTTGAGAAGCGGGACGTTCCCTGCGAAGCGTTGACGAAGCGTTACACCGATGAAGTCGTCGCGTTCATCGAGCGGCAGAAGGATCGCCCGTTCTTCATCTATGTCTCGCATCACATCGTGCACACTCCGCTGCGACCCAGCCGGGACTTCGTCGGAATATCGAATCGCGGCAAGTACGGTGACTTCATCAGGGAACTGGATCACAGTACCGGCCGCATCATGCAGGCATTGCAAGACGCCGGCGTCGACGACAACACGCTGGTCGTTTTCACCTCCGACAACGGGCCCACTCGAACGGGGCTGACGGGCGGACTCAACGGCGGGAAGTACTGCACGATGGAAGGGGGGCACCGCGTGCCGGGGATCTTTCGCTGGCCCGGTGTCATCCCGCCGGGGCAGGTGTCCGACGTCACGCTGACGAGCATGGACCTGCTGCCCCTGTTCTGCCACCTCGCCGGCGTCGACGTTCCGACCGACCGGACGATTGACGGGCACAACATCCTTCCGATTCTCATCGGGGATCAGTCGAAGTCGCCGCACGAACTGCTCTACTACTACAACGGCACGAATCTGCAGGCCGTCCGGGAAGGGGACTGGAAGCTGCATCTCCCCAGGACGGTGAGCGATCAACCCTTCTGGTCCAAGCGTGGTCGGGGGAAAGGCTTTATCACGCTGGAAGAACCCGCCCTCTTCAACCTGAAGAGTGATCCCGGCGAGAGGCGGAATGTCGCGGATCGTCACCCCGACGTCGTGGCCCGATTGCAGGATCGTGCTGAGGCGATTCGGGCCGAGCTCGGTGACGTCCGCGTTCAGGGGACGGATCAGCGTGAGATTCCGCTCACGGACCCGCAGGAAAGGTGA